AGtaagttaaaaataataataataataataaaataacaactaatttttaatttaaatattatttttattttaattgatcccttaaataaaaagataaattaCAATAATGTAGCCAAATCACTTAGAATTGTCTATAAGACCGTGAAGTTTTGAATTCAAACCAAGCTAAGTTCATTAAAAAAGATAAATTACAACAAATTACAAAAATATGTGAGAAAtccttttttttaaaataaataaatagactttgaattttgagaaaaatataatttttattttttccatTACATTTTAGTTTTCATATTTTACATAACATTACTTTATAGCCTCTCAACTTTAGGATAAAATACCATTTTAATCTGTCTTTTAACTTTTTCAAGGATGAATGAGCAATTCAATTTGAAAACTAAATAATTAGAATatcattggaagtatttttttgaGGCAATAAATTTTAAcactaatatataatttttttaataaatataaatttttaaaaataaataagaaatatttaattttatttttttaagaaaatgagATTTAAATGTGAATTTCACCAAATTACAAgggtttttaatttatctttaaaaattACAATTAACTATTGAATTTATGAGAATTATGAAAATAAAAGCACataaataaaattatgaaaatacaaGCCTATCTGGAAACTAGACTTTTgtaataattcaattcaattaatttcttttttatcatttttcatgTTTGAAAACATAAGTCAGAAGTTGTTTGATTGTGTGggaatttaattcaattcttttCTTGTATATGTTATATTCCAAACAAAAAGCCAGTGATTTTTTCCCACAAGCAAGCTGTTCTTTATCTATTGCTTATCAACCACAATAGTATCATTAATCGGTCGGTCCTAGGTAGAAATCTAGTGTGGCATTAATACCTTAGATGAGCCCATCCAATAAACTTCCCCCCACGCCTAAGTCAATGTGAAAGTCAAAGTAAAATCTTATGGCTCACGATATCTGGAAGcataagaaaggaaaaaaaatgggTTTCCCTTCCTATTTCAAGAATCAAGACCAAATTTTCAATGTTCTCGCAGTTCTGAAGATTCTAAATAACTGCAGCACctaccattattattattattattattattattattattattatgctttCTGGACGCCAAACTATTATCaaattaacataaataaataaatatatttctttatatatttataaattacttCAGTTAATATTAAAATTGGAGACTTCATGATCTTAATGATACTActtaattaaaattcattaattaaataaataaaatttcaattaagagATACCAATCTCAAATCAGATTAGATCAATAAACAAATTTTTTTAAGAAGGGTAAAGAAATACCTGAGCGATGCAGCCACCGAGGCCCATCCCTTCGAAGATCTGGTGAAACGCAAGAGCAGCAACAAGAGGCCTGATGGTGCACTGATTCTGCGACATACCCATTGTTACCCCAATTATCACTGAGTGAAATATAATCCCAATCTCCAAAACCTGTGAAACCAATCTCTGCTTTAGCTTCACCAAATATTCCTCTCCTCCTTTCTCAGCCAACTCAGCTTTGGACAATTCTCCCACCTTCTTTCCCACAATTTCCTCCTGTGTCCCAACCGGAGTATAATCCCCAATCTGCTTCTCTTCACCGCCATGGCCATGACCATGACTGTGTTCCACGTGCGCACTCGCCGTTATGTCCACTAACAAAGCAAGTAAAGCACCGATCAAGGTAACCAATCCAGCGAAAGGAAAGTCCTTCCAGGGATGCTTGGAGGCTACGTGGCAATTAGAGAGGGCATCGTAAGCATCAGGGAGGACGTGTACTAAAGAGGTGGACAAAATTACACCGGCAGCAAAGCATTTGATCACTAGAATCGCCTTATCGTAAAGGGGCTTACCATGAAAATAACGAGCTAAGAATACCGGAGAAGAGATGCCTATAACGCTAGTAAAGAAGATTACGATGACAGAGATTAGCTTCAGATGGGTTGCCGCCTTGCTGTCCCGGCAGCTCAGGGCTCGAGCCGTGTCAGTCACGCAAGCCAACGAAGCTGCCATGGAAAAAAAGAGAGAACGCAACCCACGCAAGTGCGATTGTGTTAGGGATTAGACGAGAGCCagatagagagagagaagggatttGGGAGTCTATGATAAGTGTGACTGAGTGGACGAAGAGGGGCGTTTCAAAAGCAGTGCGTTTTCACTGGGCCCACGAGTTGAATGGACTTTTCTATTCCAGTGTTATGTGTGTAGGATTTCCAtctcttattttattattattatttttttttaattgttatggAGCATTTAGTTAATGAGATACCCGTAACTATTTGTTAGTTGTTTGGTATACGGATATTGCACAACATTCTTAATGAAAATTTTAAGTCAAGCTACATTCCATTTAGAGGAAAAGTGCACTTTATTACTCTATATTATGATACTTATATTACTCAGGGCTTATATATTTTGTTTTgctgcaaataaaataaaaatacttttGCACGGTTAGTACTCTAGGGATAAAATGCAAACTGTTTTAAATATTATTAGCATCATTTAACATTAACTTCACATCAGTGACATGTCTAATGTTagcattatataaaaaattttattatttcttcgttttatccttatttacgaTAGATTGAAAATACACgttcttatttaaaaaaaaattcaaagccTAAATGTTAAAACCACAAAAAATTTGAAAGCATATGAAAAGAAAGTGAGAAAGGGAAATGGGAAAGAGAGATGGAGAGAGACACAAATAGgacgagagagaaaagagaaatgggAAAAAAAGATGGAGAGAGACACAAATAAAAAGAGAGAGgcatgagagggagagagggagagctctctctctctcttcttgttTGCCTCTCTCATCTATCTCTTCTTTATATCTCTCTTAATTTTTTATCCCTTAATTAACGAGAGTTAAAAAAAGAGAGGGAGagttgaatgaaaaaaaaaaatcaggagACAGAagcataagagagagagagagagagagggagagagagagtgtctCTCCCATGTCTCTCTCTCACTGTGTCTCTCTCTTCCTATATCTCTGCAACTCTGTTTCTcacttgtcacgacccaacctatgggccaaatCAGTACTAGGACCTAGACcggcattgtaacacccctcacccgactacagtttagccgagcaatgcatgctacattcggtgctggagcaccctaacttaccttactttatttctttaaaaattttgttctcgttatatttaatatcgattatttttcgacggagaaactaacggagtttcccctattttattatcgtttgacgtgttttaccatttacctgtttgaaaatttcaataatattttacaataaaaatctcatcaattattttcataaccatctcataattcacatctcattcatatatctcaattttatattcatttccatgcattatctatatatttcaaatctgtcttcaaatccatacaatctcattcatgctcaaatcacaaataaaaagagagaggcatgagagggagagagggagagctctctctctctcttcttgttTGCCT
This is a stretch of genomic DNA from Hevea brasiliensis isolate MT/VB/25A 57/8 chromosome 12, ASM3005281v1, whole genome shotgun sequence. It encodes these proteins:
- the LOC110656869 gene encoding zinc transporter 6, chloroplastic translates to MAASLACVTDTARALSCRDSKAATHLKLISVIVIFFTSVIGISSPVFLARYFHGKPLYDKAILVIKCFAAGVILSTSLVHVLPDAYDALSNCHVASKHPWKDFPFAGLVTLIGALLALLVDITASAHVEHSHGHGHGGEEKQIGDYTPVGTQEEIVGKKVGELSKAELAEKGGEEYLVKLKQRLVSQVLEIGIIFHSVIIGVTMGMSQNQCTIRPLVAALAFHQIFEGMGLGGCIAQAGFSFGTVAYMCFMFSVTTPVGIVLGMIVFSLTGYDDSNPNALIMEGLLGSLSSGILIYMGLVDLIAVDFFHNKLMNSTPWLKKTSFIALTLGSTAMSILALWA